The candidate division WOR-3 bacterium genome includes a window with the following:
- a CDS encoding aspartate--ammonia ligase, whose amino-acid sequence MKSAAPTLLDRKRADLAGPGVGTYEEVEKVLPTDYQPILPPLKRMDALFMVKEYIEKNLCRELNLHMVQVPLIVERESGVNDYLDRDGSRTPVEFPCGLGISPRINAQIVQAATKWKRMALAQFGCKVGEGICTDMRAVRKDYFLDHDHSSYVDQWDWEKVITAEDRNLDFLKDVVRKIWKVIVGASHLVQEQFPELRTTKYPPIPEELTFIHAEEILEMYPDLPRKQRETKLLQEYAPAVFIIGIGYPLADGLPHEMRAADYDDWITDTSHWTGKPTHGLNGDILVWNPVTRRRHELTSMGIRVTKETLVQQLKMAKQEHFLELPYHQAIMNDRVPLSIGGGIGQSRTYMYLLRTASLGEVSVTVWPKVLKEICAKRNIIFLE is encoded by the coding sequence CTGAAGAGTGCGGCACCGACGCTTCTTGACCGGAAGCGAGCGGACCTGGCTGGTCCTGGTGTCGGCACCTATGAAGAGGTAGAAAAGGTTTTGCCGACCGATTATCAGCCGATTCTGCCGCCCTTGAAGCGGATGGATGCGCTCTTTATGGTCAAGGAGTACATTGAGAAGAACCTGTGCCGGGAATTAAACCTGCATATGGTTCAGGTACCCTTGATTGTGGAGCGGGAGTCCGGTGTTAACGACTATCTTGACCGGGATGGTTCAAGGACGCCGGTCGAATTTCCCTGCGGTTTAGGGATTTCTCCCCGAATCAACGCCCAGATTGTGCAGGCAGCGACGAAGTGGAAGCGGATGGCGCTGGCGCAGTTCGGATGCAAGGTAGGCGAGGGGATTTGCACCGATATGCGAGCGGTAAGGAAGGATTACTTCCTCGACCACGACCACTCTTCTTATGTTGACCAGTGGGACTGGGAGAAGGTTATTACCGCGGAGGACCGAAACCTTGATTTTCTCAAAGATGTCGTACGGAAAATCTGGAAGGTGATTGTTGGAGCGTCTCACCTTGTTCAGGAGCAGTTCCCGGAGTTGCGCACGACAAAGTATCCACCGATTCCTGAAGAGTTGACCTTCATCCATGCCGAGGAGATTCTCGAAATGTATCCGGACCTACCACGCAAGCAGCGCGAGACCAAACTGCTTCAGGAGTATGCACCGGCGGTATTCATCATCGGGATTGGCTATCCTCTGGCAGATGGGTTACCCCATGAGATGCGAGCGGCAGACTATGACGATTGGATTACCGATACTTCGCACTGGACCGGTAAGCCGACGCACGGGTTGAACGGCGACATCCTGGTCTGGAATCCAGTGACCAGAAGGCGGCACGAGTTGACTTCAATGGGTATCCGTGTGACGAAGGAGACCCTGGTTCAGCAGTTGAAGATGGCGAAACAGGAGCATTTCCTTGAGTTGCCCTATCATCAGGCGATTATGAATGACCGGGTTCCTCTATCAATCGGTGGCGGCATCGGGCAGTCGCGAACCTATATGTATCTGTTGCGCACCGCGAGCCTGGGTGAGGTTTCGGTTACGGTCTGGCCCAAAGTGCTAAAAGAGATTTGTGCGAAACGGAACATCATCTTTCTTGAGTAG
- a CDS encoding aminoacetone oxidase family FAD-binding enzyme — protein MSDVIDLAVIGGGAAGLACALEGGRLGLRVLVLEKTARCGNKVALTGGKRCNFTHLEAPNLMAKRFDCPREKILPLLRRFPPQEAIKFFQALGIEPQVDEDGCVWVSRKSSPLSIKARDRTLGRDNRLSDSREQGKTQTGAGVLRERLVGAVLRVNGEIRTMAYVSEILPGWWVVLKSGEKIKARSVVVATGGASYPQTGSTGDGNRLVQALGIKTTPFFPALAALMPAEAIEDFAGISHPAVEVRLNLPNVAPRQGNFIFAHKYISGSAVMNMSGFAARALMGGEKVRLSVDWVPDKSYEELKAYFNRLRQERPLIQAKTALTGFVARKIATFICYRADVVPDSKLSNLSKVAVSRLIEQLKGTSFEIIGTEPIERATVTGGGVSLDEVDMRTMEAVRFPGLFIIGEALDIWAETGGYNLHFAWASGVTAARAMASSAGTGG, from the coding sequence ATGTCTGATGTTATTGACCTGGCAGTGATTGGCGGTGGGGCTGCTGGTCTTGCCTGTGCACTTGAGGGGGGTAGGTTGGGGTTGAGGGTTCTGGTGCTGGAGAAGACGGCTCGGTGTGGTAATAAGGTTGCATTAACCGGAGGCAAAAGGTGTAATTTTACCCATTTAGAGGCACCAAATTTGATGGCTAAAAGGTTTGATTGCCCAAGAGAGAAAATTTTGCCTTTACTGCGGCGGTTTCCTCCGCAAGAGGCGATTAAATTCTTTCAAGCCCTCGGAATAGAACCGCAGGTTGATGAAGATGGATGCGTCTGGGTTAGCAGAAAGAGTTCGCCACTATCAATCAAGGCAAGAGATAGGACATTGGGGCGTGACAACCGACTATCAGACAGCAGGGAACAGGGAAAAACGCAAACTGGTGCAGGGGTATTGCGGGAACGGTTAGTTGGTGCAGTGCTGCGGGTTAATGGCGAGATAAGGACGATGGCATATGTTAGCGAGATACTGCCCGGTTGGTGGGTAGTTCTTAAAAGCGGTGAGAAGATAAAGGCGAGGAGTGTGGTTGTGGCGACCGGTGGCGCCAGTTATCCCCAAACCGGTTCAACCGGTGATGGTAATCGGCTGGTTCAGGCATTAGGTATCAAAACAACGCCATTTTTCCCGGCGCTTGCCGCTTTGATGCCAGCAGAGGCGATTGAAGATTTTGCGGGAATCAGCCATCCTGCGGTTGAGGTCAGGCTGAATTTACCCAATGTTGCCCCGAGACAGGGGAATTTCATTTTTGCCCACAAGTACATTTCTGGTTCCGCGGTGATGAATATGTCCGGTTTTGCTGCCCGGGCGTTGATGGGAGGCGAGAAGGTAAGGCTCAGTGTTGACTGGGTGCCGGATAAGAGTTACGAGGAGTTAAAAGCCTATTTTAATCGACTGCGGCAGGAACGCCCTCTGATTCAGGCAAAGACCGCTTTGACCGGGTTTGTTGCCCGGAAGATAGCAACTTTTATATGTTATCGGGCAGATGTGGTGCCCGATAGCAAATTGAGTAATTTGAGCAAGGTAGCGGTTAGCCGACTGATTGAACAACTCAAAGGGACATCGTTTGAGATTATCGGTACTGAGCCGATCGAACGGGCGACCGTGACCGGTGGTGGAGTTAGTCTGGATGAGGTGGATATGAGGACGATGGAGGCGGTTCGGTTTCCCGGACTTTTTATTATCGGCGAGGCGCTGGATATCTGGGCGGAAACCGGTGGTTACAATTTGCATTTTGCCTGGGCTTCCGGAGTCACCGCAGCGCGGGCGATGGCATCGTCAGCAGGGACAGGAGGATAG
- a CDS encoding class I SAM-dependent methyltransferase, with the protein MAPFTRFARYYDRFMMKFVDYQGWINYILKIFQRFKVMPRTILDVACGSGIPTVLLAQKGYRMIGVDRSKEMLEVLESKRGDLPIEVVCADIRDFKIKETVDAAISLYDSINYLLTEEDLERCFSCVFESLNKQGIFVFDMNTLYGLSEAWGTRTLTRETEEVVSIWQNSYNPETRISTLHLTFWEKMPDGTLGEKFEEIHQERAYTIKEVKRALKTVGFSQSHFFHHGGFFPVGPLTGRMMVVAQKVGQI; encoded by the coding sequence GTGGCACCGTTTACGCGGTTTGCCCGGTATTACGACCGGTTTATGATGAAGTTCGTGGACTATCAGGGCTGGATTAACTATATATTGAAAATTTTCCAGCGGTTTAAAGTTATGCCCAGGACAATTCTTGATGTCGCGTGCGGGAGCGGTATCCCCACCGTGCTGCTGGCGCAGAAGGGTTATCGGATGATTGGTGTTGACCGGTCAAAGGAGATGCTTGAAGTACTCGAGAGTAAACGGGGCGATTTGCCGATTGAGGTGGTGTGCGCCGACATCAGAGATTTCAAGATTAAGGAAACGGTTGACGCCGCGATTTCACTATATGACAGCATCAATTATCTGTTGACCGAAGAAGACCTCGAGCGATGCTTCAGTTGTGTGTTTGAGAGTTTAAATAAGCAGGGGATATTTGTATTTGATATGAACACCCTGTATGGACTTTCTGAAGCCTGGGGGACAAGAACACTCACCCGCGAGACTGAAGAGGTCGTCTCAATATGGCAAAACAGTTATAACCCGGAAACAAGAATTTCCACTCTCCATTTGACCTTCTGGGAAAAAATGCCGGACGGTACTCTGGGTGAGAAGTTCGAGGAGATACACCAGGAGCGCGCTTATACTATAAAAGAGGTTAAGAGGGCGTTGAAGACGGTGGGGTTTTCCCAATCACATTTTTTCCACCACGGCGGTTTTTTCCCGGTTGGTCCTTTAACAGGACGGATGATGGTGGTGGCGCAAAAGGTAGGGCAGATTTGA
- a CDS encoding HIT domain-containing protein — protein sequence MKRLWAPWRAEYISSITPECRDCLFCYLKKMKDDKKSLILYRGKKAFVVMNRYPYNSGHLMVAPLRHFASFEELKPTEGSEILRLVKLSVKALRQEFKPQGFNVGANLGAVAGAGVTGHLHLHIVPRWQGDTNFMPIFAETKVVSEHLERTYERLARRFAKFERR from the coding sequence ATGAAACGGCTCTGGGCACCGTGGCGCGCGGAGTATATTAGCAGCATTACACCGGAGTGTCGTGACTGTCTTTTCTGTTATTTAAAGAAGATGAAGGACGACAAAAAGAGTTTGATTCTTTACCGGGGGAAGAAGGCGTTTGTTGTGATGAATCGCTATCCTTACAACAGCGGGCATTTGATGGTGGCACCATTGCGCCACTTTGCCAGTTTTGAAGAGTTAAAACCTACCGAGGGGTCAGAAATTCTGAGACTGGTAAAGTTGAGTGTAAAGGCTCTACGACAGGAGTTTAAACCCCAGGGGTTCAATGTTGGGGCGAATCTGGGTGCGGTAGCGGGGGCGGGTGTTACGGGCCATCTCCATCTGCATATCGTCCCCCGCTGGCAGGGAGATACGAATTTTATGCCCATCTTTGCCGAAACCAAGGTGGTGAGTGAACACCTCGAAAGAACTTATGAACGGCTGGCGCGGCGGTTTGCCAAATTTGAACGGAGATAA
- a CDS encoding HAD-IA family hydrolase — protein sequence MVKAVVFDVDNTLVDFDKWKKAAVDAAVMAMIDAGLDLTPEAAKKKIYKIYEEKGIEYQEVFNDFLNEVLGYIDYRILASGIIAYRRAREGALVPYPHVNLALLKLFRLGLKLAVVSDAPRLPVWMRLVSLGVDRFFDVVVTFDDTGKRKPAREPFEKVLELLQVKPAEAIMVGDWAERDIVGAKELGMITVFARYGDSFGTQNSGADYEVNDILELIPIVERLNQKE from the coding sequence ATGGTTAAAGCGGTTGTTTTTGATGTTGACAATACTTTGGTTGATTTTGATAAATGGAAAAAGGCGGCGGTGGATGCGGCGGTAATGGCAATGATCGATGCCGGTCTGGATTTAACCCCGGAAGCAGCAAAAAAGAAGATTTACAAAATTTACGAGGAGAAGGGGATTGAGTATCAGGAGGTGTTTAACGACTTTTTGAATGAGGTTCTGGGTTATATCGATTACCGGATTCTGGCGAGTGGGATTATCGCTTATCGTCGGGCACGGGAGGGAGCACTTGTTCCATATCCTCATGTAAATCTGGCACTCTTGAAACTTTTTCGGTTGGGCTTGAAATTGGCGGTGGTTTCCGATGCACCGCGATTGCCAGTCTGGATGCGACTGGTGTCTTTGGGCGTTGACCGATTTTTTGATGTCGTTGTTACCTTCGACGACACCGGTAAGCGTAAGCCAGCGCGAGAGCCGTTTGAAAAGGTCTTAGAGCTTTTACAGGTTAAACCCGCGGAGGCGATAATGGTAGGAGATTGGGCGGAAAGGGACATTGTTGGGGCAAAGGAGCTGGGGATGATTACGGTGTTTGCCCGTTATGGTGATAGTTTTGGAACCCAAAACTCCGGTGCCGATTATGAGGTCAACGACATCTTAGAGTTGATTCCGATTGTTGAGCGGTTGAATCAGAAAGAATAG
- the acpS gene encoding holo-ACP synthase: MSVKRIRRAIECYGGRFLERIFSPAEVDFCQKLSNPYPSYAARFAAKEAFSKALGTGLRGLVSWREIEVCDNERTRPTLKVTGRAKELLAGRRVHLSLTHLEDYAAAVVVIEG; encoded by the coding sequence ATGAGTGTGAAAAGAATTCGGCGGGCGATTGAATGTTATGGAGGGCGATTTCTTGAGCGGATTTTTTCGCCAGCAGAAGTTGATTTCTGTCAAAAACTTTCTAATCCGTACCCTTCTTATGCCGCCCGTTTTGCGGCAAAAGAGGCTTTTTCCAAAGCACTGGGTACCGGGTTGCGCGGGTTAGTGTCGTGGCGAGAAATAGAGGTGTGTGACAACGAACGAACTAGACCCACGCTCAAAGTTACAGGTCGGGCAAAGGAACTGTTGGCGGGACGTCGCGTGCATTTAAGCCTAACTCATTTAGAGGATTATGCGGCGGCAGTAGTGGTAATCGAGGGTTGA
- the topA gene encoding type I DNA topoisomerase, whose protein sequence is MAKKDLLIVESPTKAHTISRLLKGKIKVLSSRGHIADLPKSRLGVDIENGFEPEYIKIRGKAAIINELKTAAKQAKTVYLGCDPDREGEAIAYSVAQELKNGAPIKRVLFYEITPRGIETAFRSPGEIDLRKVDAHRARRVLDRLVGYLVSPLLWRTVRAGKSAGRVQTVALRILVEREREIANFQSEEFWVVRAIFMRASGERFEAQLVKIANQSFQLKDRSAVEVVRQGCEKAQFRVSAVKCRERRKRPLAPFVTATLLKEAGQLFKFSSARTMRIAQRLFEGVDLKEETVGLITYPRTDSFRVAEDVIDGVRDMIVKVYGRQFLPDKPRVYPDRKGAQGAHEAIRPTRLDLTPEQVKPYLTPDEFKVYELIFRRFVASQMADALYSLTEVLVEGGDYTFRTEAVRRVFEGFERVYGEPDKESALPELQEGELVKMAEFTPEQKFTQPPPRYTEASLIKRLEVNGIGRPSTYATIVPTLIERRYVERKQGKLVPTELGMVVNDILIPRFANIFEIGFTREMEKELDQVEEGEENWREVVARFYQPFKEDLDRAEAEMSEIKDGLIRELNEHCPKCGSVLVERWGRFGKFISCAKYPECDYVKKNEEKPLADSCPKCGKPLVERQSRFGKFVSCSGYPECDFIKRPPKEPPKLLEQTCPKCGKPLVERQSRFGKFIACSGYPKCRFVQKNRKREKKEGKNEMDQK, encoded by the coding sequence ATGGCGAAAAAAGATTTATTGATTGTTGAGTCGCCAACCAAGGCGCATACGATTAGCCGGCTCTTAAAAGGCAAGATAAAGGTGCTTTCGTCCCGGGGACACATTGCGGATTTGCCGAAATCCCGGCTCGGGGTTGATATTGAGAACGGGTTTGAACCAGAGTACATTAAAATCCGGGGTAAGGCGGCTATAATCAATGAGTTAAAAACGGCGGCAAAGCAGGCAAAGACGGTTTATTTGGGTTGTGACCCGGACCGTGAAGGTGAGGCGATTGCCTATTCCGTGGCACAGGAGTTGAAGAACGGTGCACCGATAAAACGGGTGTTGTTTTACGAAATAACACCGAGGGGGATTGAAACCGCGTTCCGTTCTCCCGGCGAGATTGACCTCCGTAAGGTTGATGCTCATCGGGCACGCCGCGTACTTGACCGGCTGGTAGGGTATCTTGTTTCACCCTTACTATGGCGTACAGTGCGGGCGGGAAAGTCGGCAGGACGGGTGCAAACCGTTGCCCTGCGGATTTTAGTTGAGCGGGAGCGGGAGATTGCGAATTTCCAATCTGAAGAGTTCTGGGTGGTACGGGCGATTTTTATGCGCGCGAGCGGCGAGAGATTTGAAGCGCAACTGGTAAAAATCGCCAATCAATCGTTCCAATTAAAAGACCGGTCTGCAGTGGAAGTGGTGCGTCAGGGGTGCGAGAAGGCACAGTTCAGGGTTAGCGCGGTGAAATGCCGCGAGCGGCGCAAAAGACCACTCGCCCCATTTGTGACCGCAACGCTATTAAAGGAAGCGGGGCAGTTGTTTAAGTTCAGTTCGGCGCGCACGATGCGCATCGCGCAGCGGTTGTTTGAAGGGGTAGATTTGAAGGAAGAGACGGTCGGTTTGATTACCTATCCCAGGACCGACTCATTTCGAGTAGCGGAGGATGTTATCGACGGGGTGCGGGATATGATTGTTAAGGTCTATGGCAGGCAATTTCTTCCAGACAAGCCCCGTGTCTATCCAGACCGCAAAGGTGCTCAGGGTGCGCATGAGGCGATTAGGCCAACGCGCTTGGATTTGACCCCAGAGCAGGTTAAGCCATATTTGACACCGGATGAGTTTAAGGTTTATGAGTTAATTTTTCGCCGTTTTGTCGCCAGCCAGATGGCGGATGCTCTGTACAGTCTCACCGAGGTTCTGGTCGAAGGTGGCGATTACACCTTCCGGACCGAGGCGGTGAGAAGGGTGTTTGAAGGATTTGAACGGGTTTACGGTGAACCGGATAAGGAAAGCGCATTGCCGGAACTCCAGGAAGGCGAACTGGTTAAGATGGCGGAATTCACACCAGAACAGAAGTTTACTCAGCCGCCACCCCGCTACACAGAGGCAAGTTTAATCAAACGGTTGGAAGTGAATGGCATCGGCAGACCATCGACCTATGCGACGATTGTCCCAACTTTGATTGAGCGTCGGTATGTTGAGAGAAAACAGGGAAAGTTGGTTCCAACGGAACTGGGGATGGTGGTGAACGACATTTTAATTCCCCGTTTTGCTAACATATTTGAGATTGGTTTTACCCGCGAGATGGAAAAGGAGCTTGACCAGGTTGAGGAAGGGGAAGAAAACTGGCGTGAGGTGGTGGCACGGTTTTATCAACCTTTTAAGGAGGATTTAGACCGGGCAGAGGCGGAGATGAGCGAAATCAAAGATGGTTTAATCCGGGAGCTTAACGAACATTGTCCGAAGTGCGGCTCGGTTCTGGTAGAGCGCTGGGGTAGGTTTGGCAAATTTATATCGTGTGCAAAATATCCGGAGTGCGATTATGTGAAAAAGAACGAAGAGAAACCGTTGGCGGATAGCTGTCCGAAGTGCGGCAAGCCGTTGGTTGAGCGACAGAGTAGGTTTGGTAAATTCGTCTCGTGCTCCGGTTATCCGGAATGTGACTTTATAAAACGGCCACCTAAAGAACCGCCTAAACTCCTTGAACAGACCTGTCCGAAGTGCGGCAAGCCGTTGGTTGAGCGACAGAGTAGGTTTGGTAAATTCATCGCGTGCTCCGGGTATCCGAAATGCCGGTTCGTCCAGAAAAACAGAAAGAGAGAGAAAAAAGAGGGGAAGAATGAGATGGACCAAAAATAA
- a CDS encoding DNA-binding protein, with protein sequence MRWTKNNRFYQLRLWPGEEIITSLVEFSRRVKIKSGVVLGIGAGTNFELGYYHFDKQTYHRRRLKGEYEIVSLVGNIAWEDKQPICHCHIVLSDQRMATYGGHLFAGLVSATCEITVLPGDKKLHRELERETGLKLLKL encoded by the coding sequence ATGAGATGGACCAAAAATAACCGGTTCTATCAGTTAAGGCTTTGGCCGGGTGAGGAGATAATAACAAGCCTTGTAGAATTTTCCCGGCGAGTAAAGATAAAATCCGGGGTTGTCCTGGGAATTGGGGCGGGTACCAATTTTGAGTTGGGTTATTACCATTTTGATAAACAGACCTACCACCGGCGCCGGTTAAAAGGTGAATATGAGATTGTTTCCCTTGTAGGCAACATCGCCTGGGAGGATAAACAGCCAATTTGCCACTGTCATATAGTTCTTAGCGACCAGCGAATGGCGACCTATGGAGGACACCTGTTTGCCGGTTTAGTATCTGCCACCTGCGAGATTACCGTTTTGCCAGGTGATAAGAAGTTACACCGGGAACTTGAAAGGGAGACTGGCTTAAAGCTCCTCAAGTTGTAA
- a CDS encoding CvpA family protein, with translation MAVDVIIILFILGFMVSGYYSGLIRRFCSLLFPSLGLLIGLRNQTVVSPAFDRFLHNYPASAFFAFLVLVAATWLGLRFVRRVLLKLLDWSRLEYLDIFLGGIFGLAKGLAVVWLGLAFTLVVFPPSVRVFSRSSAAMRVLALADKVLDTRSLLSCGVERLMSRTAGQIEEVGSVLRTGSQLGRSLNLLRTGAAPYR, from the coding sequence ATGGCGGTGGATGTTATTATCATTTTGTTCATCCTTGGGTTTATGGTCAGTGGTTACTATTCGGGTCTGATAAGGAGGTTCTGCTCATTGCTTTTCCCTTCGCTTGGGCTCCTCATCGGGTTGAGGAATCAAACGGTCGTCTCCCCCGCATTCGACCGATTCCTTCACAACTATCCCGCATCCGCTTTTTTCGCCTTCCTTGTTCTTGTCGCCGCCACCTGGCTGGGACTTCGTTTTGTCCGACGGGTGCTTTTGAAACTGCTGGACTGGAGCCGCCTTGAGTATCTCGACATCTTTCTTGGGGGTATCTTCGGACTGGCAAAGGGCCTGGCGGTGGTTTGGCTTGGTCTCGCTTTTACCCTCGTTGTGTTTCCGCCCAGTGTGCGCGTGTTCAGCCGTTCCAGTGCCGCAATGCGAGTTCTGGCGCTGGCGGATAAAGTTCTTGACACGCGGTCGCTCCTGAGTTGCGGGGTGGAAAGGTTAATGAGCAGGACAGCGGGGCAGATTGAGGAGGTGGGCTCGGTTTTGCGAACCGGTTCGCAGCTGGGTCGCTCACTCAATCTGCTCCGCACCGGTGCCGCACCTTATAGGTAG
- the fsa gene encoding fructose-6-phosphate aldolase, translating to MKIFIDSADIKEIKDVASWGILEGVTTNPTLVKKTGKPFKECVTEILDVVDGPVSVEAISPDADGMVREAEEWAKLDPKKVTVKIPMGIEGLKAVCRLAKKGIMTNVTLIFSPNQALLACRAGATFISPFVGRLDDISHEGMDLVRDIAAMIDYYDFPTQVIAASIRHPLHVVESMRAGAHIATIPYDVLLKMVRHPLTDAGVKKFYEDYQGIPKG from the coding sequence ATGAAGATATTTATTGATTCTGCCGATATCAAAGAGATTAAAGATGTAGCAAGCTGGGGTATCCTTGAAGGGGTAACCACTAACCCAACGCTGGTAAAGAAAACCGGCAAGCCGTTTAAGGAGTGTGTGACGGAAATTCTCGATGTGGTGGATGGACCGGTTTCGGTTGAGGCGATTTCACCGGATGCGGATGGTATGGTGCGGGAGGCGGAAGAGTGGGCAAAACTGGACCCGAAAAAGGTTACGGTAAAAATCCCGATGGGGATTGAGGGCCTAAAGGCGGTTTGCCGGCTGGCAAAGAAGGGCATAATGACCAATGTCACCCTGATTTTTTCACCCAACCAGGCGCTTTTAGCCTGCCGTGCTGGCGCGACTTTTATTTCACCTTTTGTCGGTCGGTTGGACGACATTTCGCACGAAGGGATGGATTTGGTGCGGGATATTGCGGCGATGATTGACTATTACGACTTCCCGACCCAGGTGATTGCCGCCAGTATCCGGCATCCGTTGCATGTGGTCGAGTCGATGCGGGCGGGCGCGCATATCGCAACTATTCCTTATGATGTCCTCTTAAAGATGGTGCGGCACCCTTTGACCGATGCCGGTGTTAAGAAGTTTTATGAAGACTATCAGGGAATTCCCAAAGGATAG
- a CDS encoding transketolase — MPIVDSKTKAVRKSYSVAELIQAANLMRGYNLIALCAAGSGHAGGTLSIMDVTAALYLHVARHDPENPFWEDRDRIIWSTGHKAPALYLGLAMAGFFPVEDVVRLRKLYAPYQGHPHWLKLPGVEISSGSLGQGLSVAVGICLAARLDKKDYRVYCITGDGEHQEGQIWEAIMEAGAYKLDNLCCILDKNRLQIDGWVKDVMPIDPIAEKYRSFGWNVIEIDGHNMHQILAAFDKAAKHKGQPTVIICHTTKGKGVSFMENVAGWHGKAPNKAEMVKGLEELGLHFRIDYEKLLKKAADYQAEATAKLMAKVPKFSRDYFWNQQEKMKVEMKATRFGFGEALEALGDDKRVCCIGADISGSITISKFYEKYPERMERWISVGIAEQSGTNVAAGLAKEGKLPVFGTYGVFAAGRNLDQLRTTVCYGNFNVLIAGAHGGVSVGPDGATHQALEDLFQICGLPNMHVAVPADALETKRVTEHLLMNINGPKYVRFAREATPVVTTPETPFVWGMPNVYRYRGEKDKFIEAFEVKTADSYEGEGEDLTIVACGPMVPEALRAAWILKEDFGIETRVINLHTLKSPSTHPGETIPNQRFLIQAALETGVVLTAEEHQIGGLANRVSYVLHTAPELYGHALAFGAIGVKDRFGESGQPWELMWEFEVSAEHIAAKAKELYDMAKGKSGGGTAPITEKKRRSASPKRKAGGKK, encoded by the coding sequence ATGCCGATAGTTGACTCAAAGACGAAGGCGGTGCGGAAAAGTTATTCGGTAGCGGAGTTGATTCAGGCGGCTAATCTGATGCGCGGTTACAACCTGATTGCACTGTGTGCCGCGGGTTCGGGACATGCGGGCGGCACGCTTTCCATTATGGATGTGACCGCTGCACTATATCTCCATGTTGCCCGACACGATCCTGAGAACCCTTTCTGGGAGGACCGGGATAGGATTATCTGGTCAACCGGTCACAAGGCGCCAGCACTCTATTTAGGTCTGGCGATGGCCGGTTTTTTTCCGGTTGAGGATGTGGTGCGGCTGAGGAAGCTTTATGCTCCTTATCAGGGGCATCCGCACTGGCTGAAGCTACCCGGAGTGGAGATTTCTTCAGGTTCGTTAGGCCAGGGGCTTTCGGTGGCGGTGGGGATTTGTCTTGCGGCCCGGCTGGATAAGAAGGATTATCGGGTTTACTGTATTACGGGTGACGGTGAACATCAGGAGGGGCAAATCTGGGAAGCGATAATGGAGGCGGGTGCGTATAAACTGGATAACCTTTGTTGTATTCTCGATAAGAATCGGTTACAGATCGATGGCTGGGTGAAGGATGTGATGCCGATTGACCCGATTGCCGAAAAGTACCGGTCCTTTGGTTGGAATGTGATTGAGATAGATGGTCACAATATGCACCAGATTCTGGCGGCTTTTGATAAAGCGGCGAAGCACAAGGGTCAGCCAACGGTGATTATCTGCCACACGACCAAAGGTAAAGGCGTTTCGTTTATGGAAAATGTTGCGGGCTGGCATGGTAAGGCGCCGAACAAAGCGGAGATGGTTAAGGGGTTGGAGGAGCTGGGACTTCATTTCCGGATTGATTACGAGAAGTTGCTGAAAAAGGCAGCCGATTATCAGGCGGAGGCGACGGCAAAGTTGATGGCGAAGGTGCCGAAGTTTTCCCGGGACTACTTCTGGAACCAGCAGGAGAAGATGAAGGTGGAGATGAAGGCGACCCGTTTTGGGTTTGGTGAGGCGCTCGAGGCACTGGGTGATGACAAAAGGGTGTGCTGTATCGGTGCGGACATCTCAGGGTCAATTACCATTTCAAAGTTTTACGAGAAGTATCCGGAGCGAATGGAGCGGTGGATTTCGGTTGGGATTGCTGAGCAGTCCGGCACGAATGTGGCGGCAGGGCTGGCAAAGGAGGGTAAGTTACCAGTTTTCGGTACTTATGGTGTTTTTGCCGCAGGACGGAATCTGGACCAGTTGCGCACCACGGTTTGCTACGGGAATTTCAATGTTTTGATTGCCGGGGCGCACGGTGGGGTTTCGGTTGGTCCTGATGGTGCAACCCATCAGGCGCTGGAGGATTTGTTCCAGATATGTGGTTTGCCGAATATGCATGTGGCGGTGCCGGCTGATGCGCTTGAAACAAAACGGGTAACCGAGCATTTGCTTATGAATATCAATGGTCCGAAGTATGTTCGGTTCGCGCGCGAGGCGACGCCAGTTGTTACCACACCCGAGACACCTTTTGTCTGGGGAATGCCCAATGTGTATCGGTACCGTGGGGAAAAAGATAAGTTTATTGAGGCGTTTGAGGTCAAGACCGCGGACAGTTATGAAGGAGAAGGGGAGGATTTGACAATTGTAGCGTGTGGACCGATGGTGCCCGAGGCGTTGCGGGCGGCGTGGATTTTGAAAGAGGATTTTGGGATTGAGACTAGGGTTATCAATCTGCACACATTAAAGTCGCCCAGCACCCATCCCGGCGAGACAATTCCCAACCAGAGGTTTTTGATTCAGGCGGCGCTGGAAACTGGTGTGGTTTTGACCGCAGAGGAGCATCAGATTGGCGGGCTGGCAAACCGGGTCTCTTATGTCCTGCATACGGCACCGGAACTTTACGGTCACGCACTGGCGTTTGGTGCGATTGGGGTAAAAGACCGTTTTGGCGAGTCGGGTCAACCCTGGGAGTTGATGTGGGAGTTTGAGGTTTCGGCTGAGCACATCGCAGCCAAGGCAAAAGAGTTGTACGATATGGCGAAGGGAAAATCAGGCGGCGGAACGGCGCCGATAACAGAGAAAAAACGGCGTAGTGCGAGCCCGAAACGGAAGGCAGGAGGCAAAAAATGA